The following proteins come from a genomic window of Lycium ferocissimum isolate CSIRO_LF1 chromosome 4, AGI_CSIRO_Lferr_CH_V1, whole genome shotgun sequence:
- the LOC132051832 gene encoding F-box/LRR-repeat protein 4-like isoform X3 gives MPFVSHKCYMFVASARQLAKALEVTLANDLGYTKRYVRCLQVGNKGIIAVGENCKFLTDLSLRFCDRIGDEALVAIGEGCSLHHLNVSGCHQIGDAGIIAIARGCPELSYLDVSVLQDLGDMAMMELGEGCLLLRDIVLSHCRQITNVGLRYLVNNCTLLETCHMVYCPGITASGVATVITSCKNIKKVLVEKWKVSSRTKRRAGSIISYLCVDL, from the exons ATGCCCTTTGTAAGTCACAAGTGCTACAT GTTTGTTGCCTCAGCTCGTCAGTTAGCAAAAGCTTTGGAAGTTACGTTAGCAAATGATTTAGGATATACAAAGAGATATGTGAGATGTCTTCAG GTTGGAAATAAGGGAATTATAGCTGTTGGTGAGAACTGTAAATTTCTTACAGACCTTAGCCTTCGATTCTGCGATAG AATAGGGGATGAAGCACTTGTGGCTATTGGTGAAGGTTGCTCTTTGCACCATTTGAATGTCAGTGGCTGCCACCAAATTGGAGATGCTGGAATAATTGCCATAGCAAGAGGATGCCCTGAACTCAGTTACTTGGATGTGAGTGTACTCCAG GATTTGGGCGATATGGCCATGATGGAGCTAGGTGAAGGATGCTTGTTGCTGAGGGATATTGTGCTGTCGCACTGTCGTCAAATAACAAATGTAGGTTTAAGGTATCTTGTTAACAATTGTACCTTGTTGGAAACCTGTCACATGGTCTATTGCCCTGGTATTACTGCTTCTGGAGTAGCCACGGTGATAACGAGctgcaaaaatataaagaaagttCTTGTAGAGAAGTGGAAAGTGAGTTCAAGGACCAAAAGGAGAGCAGGATCCATCATCTCCTATCTCTGTGTTGATCTTTAG
- the LOC132051832 gene encoding F-box/LRR-repeat protein 4-like isoform X4 has product MEKMTEKVGNKGIIAVGENCKFLTDLSLRFCDRIGDEALVAIGEGCSLHHLNVSGCHQIGDAGIIAIARGCPELSYLDVSVLQDLGDMAMMELGEGCLLLRDIVLSHCRQITNVGLRYLVNNCTLLETCHMVYCPGITASGVATVITSCKNIKKVLVEKWKVSSRTKRRAGSIISYLCVDL; this is encoded by the exons ATGGAGAAGATGACCGAGAAG GTTGGAAATAAGGGAATTATAGCTGTTGGTGAGAACTGTAAATTTCTTACAGACCTTAGCCTTCGATTCTGCGATAG AATAGGGGATGAAGCACTTGTGGCTATTGGTGAAGGTTGCTCTTTGCACCATTTGAATGTCAGTGGCTGCCACCAAATTGGAGATGCTGGAATAATTGCCATAGCAAGAGGATGCCCTGAACTCAGTTACTTGGATGTGAGTGTACTCCAG GATTTGGGCGATATGGCCATGATGGAGCTAGGTGAAGGATGCTTGTTGCTGAGGGATATTGTGCTGTCGCACTGTCGTCAAATAACAAATGTAGGTTTAAGGTATCTTGTTAACAATTGTACCTTGTTGGAAACCTGTCACATGGTCTATTGCCCTGGTATTACTGCTTCTGGAGTAGCCACGGTGATAACGAGctgcaaaaatataaagaaagttCTTGTAGAGAAGTGGAAAGTGAGTTCAAGGACCAAAAGGAGAGCAGGATCCATCATCTCCTATCTCTGTGTTGATCTTTAG
- the LOC132051832 gene encoding F-box/LRR-repeat protein 4-like isoform X2, with protein MIDFALPKYPTRQIPLQILNSGFQRAFLSIVITFCSSMAPSIEESILCHTGITLISGHVCRCRRWGKEGKDMHAACPLFVASARQLAKALEVTLANDLGYTKRYVRCLQVGNKGIIAVGENCKFLTDLSLRFCDRIGDEALVAIGEGCSLHHLNVSGCHQIGDAGIIAIARGCPELSYLDVSVLQDLGDMAMMELGEGCLLLRDIVLSHCRQITNVGLRYLVNNCTLLETCHMVYCPGITASGVATVITSCKNIKKVLVEKWKVSSRTKRRAGSIISYLCVDL; from the exons ATGATTGATTTTGCATTACCAAAATACCCGACCAGACAGATACCTTTGCAAATACTCAACTCTGGATTTCAGCGAGCTTTTTTATCGATTGTTATCACGTTCTGCTCTTCAATGGCTCCTTCCATTG AAGAAAGCATTCTTTGCCATACGGGAATTACATTAATCTCAGGACATGTTTGTCGTTGTAGGCGGTGGGGGAAGGAAGGTAAAGATATGCATGCAGCATGCCCTTT GTTTGTTGCCTCAGCTCGTCAGTTAGCAAAAGCTTTGGAAGTTACGTTAGCAAATGATTTAGGATATACAAAGAGATATGTGAGATGTCTTCAG GTTGGAAATAAGGGAATTATAGCTGTTGGTGAGAACTGTAAATTTCTTACAGACCTTAGCCTTCGATTCTGCGATAG AATAGGGGATGAAGCACTTGTGGCTATTGGTGAAGGTTGCTCTTTGCACCATTTGAATGTCAGTGGCTGCCACCAAATTGGAGATGCTGGAATAATTGCCATAGCAAGAGGATGCCCTGAACTCAGTTACTTGGATGTGAGTGTACTCCAG GATTTGGGCGATATGGCCATGATGGAGCTAGGTGAAGGATGCTTGTTGCTGAGGGATATTGTGCTGTCGCACTGTCGTCAAATAACAAATGTAGGTTTAAGGTATCTTGTTAACAATTGTACCTTGTTGGAAACCTGTCACATGGTCTATTGCCCTGGTATTACTGCTTCTGGAGTAGCCACGGTGATAACGAGctgcaaaaatataaagaaagttCTTGTAGAGAAGTGGAAAGTGAGTTCAAGGACCAAAAGGAGAGCAGGATCCATCATCTCCTATCTCTGTGTTGATCTTTAG
- the LOC132051832 gene encoding F-box/LRR-repeat protein 4-like isoform X1, translating to MIDFALPKYPTRQIPLQILNSGFQRAFLSIVITFCSSMAPSIGKISAMQFADIIPIISNFERFFSHTEESILCHTGITLISGHVCRCRRWGKEGKDMHAACPLFVASARQLAKALEVTLANDLGYTKRYVRCLQVGNKGIIAVGENCKFLTDLSLRFCDRIGDEALVAIGEGCSLHHLNVSGCHQIGDAGIIAIARGCPELSYLDVSVLQDLGDMAMMELGEGCLLLRDIVLSHCRQITNVGLRYLVNNCTLLETCHMVYCPGITASGVATVITSCKNIKKVLVEKWKVSSRTKRRAGSIISYLCVDL from the exons ATGATTGATTTTGCATTACCAAAATACCCGACCAGACAGATACCTTTGCAAATACTCAACTCTGGATTTCAGCGAGCTTTTTTATCGATTGTTATCACGTTCTGCTCTTCAATGGCTCCTTCCATTGGTAAGATATCAGCTATGCAATTTGCTGATATCATACCAATTATCTCTAATTTCGAAAGATTTTTCTCCCACACAGAAGAAAGCATTCTTTGCCATACGGGAATTACATTAATCTCAGGACATGTTTGTCGTTGTAGGCGGTGGGGGAAGGAAGGTAAAGATATGCATGCAGCATGCCCTTT GTTTGTTGCCTCAGCTCGTCAGTTAGCAAAAGCTTTGGAAGTTACGTTAGCAAATGATTTAGGATATACAAAGAGATATGTGAGATGTCTTCAG GTTGGAAATAAGGGAATTATAGCTGTTGGTGAGAACTGTAAATTTCTTACAGACCTTAGCCTTCGATTCTGCGATAG AATAGGGGATGAAGCACTTGTGGCTATTGGTGAAGGTTGCTCTTTGCACCATTTGAATGTCAGTGGCTGCCACCAAATTGGAGATGCTGGAATAATTGCCATAGCAAGAGGATGCCCTGAACTCAGTTACTTGGATGTGAGTGTACTCCAG GATTTGGGCGATATGGCCATGATGGAGCTAGGTGAAGGATGCTTGTTGCTGAGGGATATTGTGCTGTCGCACTGTCGTCAAATAACAAATGTAGGTTTAAGGTATCTTGTTAACAATTGTACCTTGTTGGAAACCTGTCACATGGTCTATTGCCCTGGTATTACTGCTTCTGGAGTAGCCACGGTGATAACGAGctgcaaaaatataaagaaagttCTTGTAGAGAAGTGGAAAGTGAGTTCAAGGACCAAAAGGAGAGCAGGATCCATCATCTCCTATCTCTGTGTTGATCTTTAG